In one Agrobacterium tumefaciens genomic region, the following are encoded:
- a CDS encoding glyoxalase: MAILALDHVQLAMPAGREDEARSFYGGLLGFAEQVKPANLAGRGGCWFSRGSIKLHLGVEQDFRPAKKAHPAFLVDDMATLRKTLETAGCHVVEDEPLEGYHRFYVHDPFGNRIEMMQPLEP; the protein is encoded by the coding sequence ATGGCGATCCTCGCGCTCGACCATGTTCAACTGGCGATGCCGGCGGGCCGTGAGGATGAGGCGCGCTCTTTCTATGGCGGCCTGCTCGGCTTTGCGGAGCAGGTCAAACCCGCCAATCTGGCCGGACGCGGCGGGTGCTGGTTCAGTCGGGGTTCGATAAAACTGCATCTCGGCGTCGAGCAGGATTTCCGCCCGGCGAAGAAAGCCCATCCGGCCTTTCTGGTCGATGATATGGCAACCTTGCGAAAAACACTTGAAACAGCAGGCTGCCATGTGGTTGAGGATGAGCCGCTTGAAGGGTATCACCGGTTTTATGTCCATGATCCCTTCGGAAACCGCATCGAAATGATGCAGCCGCTCGAACCGTGA